A window of the Bacteroides thetaiotaomicron VPI-5482 genome harbors these coding sequences:
- a CDS encoding SP_1767 family glycosyltransferase — MNIQPLINAIRYKLRYGITVEWYNFWYMALRCHQKITPQVASIDETIRIIIEDQCSVSRFGDGEMLLTNPDKEIGFQKGNVLLAQRLKEVLTSHEEGHLVCISDTFENIYRYNRKARRFWRTHFFLYGSWWDRLLLPDRLYYNTFITRPYMDFASKEDCPRWFHQMKAIWKDRDVVFIEGEKSRLGVGNDLFDNVKSIRRILCPPRDAFDRYEEILNEAQKLEKTALFLIALGPTATVLAYDLFKSGYQAIDAGHVDVEYEWWRMGAKRKVKLERKYVNEAANGKQVSDAGEFYRKQIIAKIY, encoded by the coding sequence CAGATGCCATCAGAAAATAACTCCGCAGGTAGCTTCCATTGATGAGACCATTCGGATAATCATAGAAGACCAATGTTCCGTGAGCCGTTTCGGCGATGGTGAGATGCTGCTTACCAACCCGGACAAGGAAATAGGATTCCAAAAAGGAAATGTACTCTTGGCTCAGCGTCTCAAGGAAGTATTGACAAGCCATGAAGAAGGACATTTGGTTTGTATCTCCGATACTTTCGAAAACATTTATCGCTATAACCGCAAAGCACGCCGATTCTGGAGAACTCACTTCTTTCTGTATGGCAGTTGGTGGGACCGCTTGCTGTTGCCCGACAGGCTATACTACAATACATTCATCACCCGTCCCTACATGGACTTCGCTTCCAAAGAAGACTGCCCACGGTGGTTTCACCAGATGAAAGCTATCTGGAAAGACAGGGATGTCGTATTCATTGAAGGCGAAAAAAGCCGTTTGGGGGTAGGCAACGACCTCTTTGACAATGTAAAAAGCATCAGACGTATTCTTTGTCCGCCCCGTGACGCATTTGACCGCTACGAAGAAATACTGAATGAAGCGCAAAAACTCGAGAAAACCGCTCTCTTCCTGATTGCTTTAGGACCTACGGCTACTGTACTGGCTTACGATTTATTCAAGTCCGGTTATCAGGCAATTGACGCAGGGCACGTGGACGTAGAATATGAATGGTGGCGAATGGGAGCCAAACGGAAAGTAAAGCTGGAACGAAAATATGTAAACGAAGCCGCCAACGGAAAACAAGTGTCCGACGCCGGAGAATTTTATCGGAAACAAATCATTGCTAAAATCTATTAA